One genomic region from Candidatus Eisenbacteria bacterium encodes:
- a CDS encoding serine/threonine-protein kinase, producing MSEPTASPPRRLLPARWMTALRADGGIPMELPSEAFRDSRRRVFVAAAIAAAAYTVFLGVELSGVLGGTPLERRIDLLHDALGVFLCTSLLAISVSPLGDRAVTVAALVAEVLLSALISVSVLWAGYLRTHHLASLTWVVPIIILFPLLVPSRPRTTLLVSALCALTMPAALAWLAWSGRVTAHSGDFIGLVLSGAIAVGIGLVSSRTIYGATRQVAAARRIGSYELVERLSQGGMGEVWKGRHQFLARPAAVKLILPERLRGDTEARETVLQRFTREAQVTASLRSPHTVELFDFGISDDGALYYAMELLEGVNAEHFVYQFGPIEARRAAHWLQQVCHSLGEAHARDLVHRDIKPSNVFVCRYGRDLDFIKVLDFGLTRPLPAPGDPSLTSPLTVLGTPGYMAPEQIFGQDTSPGTDLYALGCVAYWLVTGVKPFEGQTGGELMQQHAMAIPPRPSTRSPHALPERFEALVMSCLAKDARERPADADALRRELEECFHSGSWTAVDAQEWWKTRE from the coding sequence GTGAGCGAACCCACGGCCTCGCCGCCTCGCCGCCTCCTTCCTGCCCGCTGGATGACGGCGCTTCGAGCCGACGGCGGCATCCCAATGGAGCTGCCGAGCGAGGCATTCAGAGACTCGCGCCGGCGCGTGTTCGTGGCGGCCGCCATCGCGGCCGCGGCCTACACCGTCTTCCTGGGAGTCGAGCTGAGCGGAGTGCTCGGCGGGACGCCGCTCGAGCGCCGGATCGACCTCCTTCACGACGCGCTGGGAGTCTTCCTCTGCACCTCGCTCCTGGCGATCTCCGTCAGTCCGCTCGGGGACCGCGCGGTGACCGTGGCCGCGCTGGTCGCGGAAGTGCTTCTGTCGGCGTTGATCTCGGTCTCCGTCCTGTGGGCGGGCTACCTGCGGACACACCATCTGGCCTCGCTCACCTGGGTGGTGCCCATCATCATCCTCTTCCCGTTGCTCGTTCCTTCGCGGCCCCGCACGACTCTCCTGGTGTCGGCGCTGTGCGCGCTCACGATGCCCGCGGCCCTTGCCTGGCTGGCATGGAGCGGACGCGTGACGGCACATTCGGGCGATTTCATCGGGCTCGTGCTGAGCGGCGCGATCGCCGTGGGCATTGGTCTCGTCTCTTCACGCACGATCTACGGCGCGACGCGTCAGGTCGCCGCGGCACGGAGAATCGGAAGCTACGAGCTCGTCGAGCGGCTGAGCCAGGGAGGCATGGGAGAAGTGTGGAAGGGGCGCCATCAATTCCTGGCCCGCCCAGCCGCGGTGAAGCTGATCCTTCCCGAGCGCCTGCGGGGTGACACGGAAGCCCGCGAAACGGTGCTGCAGCGGTTCACCCGCGAGGCTCAGGTCACCGCTTCCCTGCGCTCTCCCCATACGGTGGAGCTGTTCGACTTCGGCATCAGCGACGATGGCGCGTTGTACTACGCGATGGAGCTGCTCGAAGGCGTCAATGCCGAGCACTTCGTCTACCAGTTCGGCCCGATCGAAGCCCGGCGTGCCGCCCACTGGCTCCAGCAGGTGTGTCACTCCCTGGGCGAGGCTCACGCCCGCGATCTCGTGCACCGTGACATCAAGCCTTCGAATGTCTTCGTGTGTCGATATGGCCGGGATCTGGACTTCATCAAGGTCCTCGATTTCGGGCTCACGCGGCCCCTCCCGGCTCCGGGCGATCCTTCGCTGACCAGCCCGCTCACGGTGCTCGGGACACCGGGATACATGGCGCCTGAGCAGATATTTGGCCAAGACACCAGTCCTGGCACCGACCTCTACGCGCTCGGATGCGTGGCTTACTGGCTGGTGACGGGCGTCAAGCCATTCGAAGGCCAGACCGGCGGGGAGCTCATGCAGCAGCACGCGATGGCCATTCCACCGCGCCCGTCGACGCGGTCACCGCACGCGTTGCCCGAGCGGTTCGAAGCGCTGGTCATGTCGTGCCTGGCCAAGGACGCGCGCGAGCGTCCTGCCGATGCGGATGCCCTTCGCCGCGAGCTCGAAGAGTGCTTTCACTCGGGCTCGTGGACCGCAGTAGACGCTCAGGAGTGGTGGAAAACCAGAGAGTGA